From one Lysinibacillus sp. G4S2 genomic stretch:
- a CDS encoding YafY family protein — translation MKKSERLNDMIRYLNSREYFNLNDLMAKYNISKSTALRDISSLEQLGMPIFSEHGRHGRYGILKNRLLSPIIFTIDEVFALYFAMLTLESYQSTPFHLSVHKLNEKFENCLSKNQIQQIHKMKKVLQFEVNQHKNVSRFLDKILKSILNESICKIRYLKNNEQKSYHIQFFKISAKFGQWYATGIELNTNRYRVFRCDRITFIEEHDFHSHFSIDELISRSLEIYQSDKSIDFEVEILAQAKDLFYKEHYPSMKIEIGNKTVVKGFYNPGEEEFIANYFMRYGHDVISVKPASLKQFIQDKIESLFNHYQKL, via the coding sequence ATGAAAAAATCAGAAAGATTAAATGACATGATTAGATACTTGAACAGTAGGGAGTACTTTAATCTAAACGATCTAATGGCTAAATACAATATTTCAAAAAGTACTGCTTTACGTGATATTAGTTCATTAGAACAATTAGGTATGCCTATTTTTTCGGAGCATGGCAGACATGGCCGTTATGGTATCTTAAAAAATAGATTGTTATCCCCTATTATTTTTACGATTGATGAAGTGTTTGCTTTGTACTTTGCCATGCTAACGCTAGAATCTTATCAATCAACCCCATTTCATTTAAGTGTTCATAAACTAAATGAAAAATTTGAAAACTGTCTATCTAAAAATCAAATACAGCAGATTCACAAAATGAAAAAAGTCCTGCAATTTGAAGTAAATCAACATAAAAATGTTAGTCGCTTTTTAGATAAAATTCTAAAGAGCATTCTCAATGAAAGCATCTGTAAGATTCGATATTTGAAAAATAACGAGCAAAAAAGTTACCATATTCAATTTTTCAAAATTTCCGCTAAGTTTGGTCAATGGTATGCTACTGGGATAGAGTTAAATACGAATAGATATAGAGTTTTTAGATGTGATAGAATAACCTTTATTGAAGAACACGATTTCCACTCTCACTTTTCTATAGATGAACTTATTAGTCGTTCATTAGAAATTTATCAATCTGACAAGAGTATTGACTTTGAGGTAGAAATTTTAGCACAAGCAAAGGATCTCTTTTATAAAGAACATTATCCTTCCATGAAAATAGAAATTGGTAATAAAACAGTCGTGAAGGGATTTTATAATCCTGGAGAAGAGGAATTTATCGCCAACTATTTTATGAGATATGGACATGATGTTATATCCGTGAAGCCTGCATCATTAAAACAATTTATCCAAGATAAAATAGAGAGCCTCTTCAATCACTATCAGAAATTATAA
- a CDS encoding VOC family protein: MNTTLEVAIFLSMNGKTKEAVDFYKKHFNAVELLLVTYEDMAKRDSLLQITEENKHYITHSVLAIGKTKIMMAEDTMDITEKYVVGNNTSLCIQSADLEEIEHFYKSLTTDERVRIIVPLSNNIFSKAYGIIEDPFGVQIQLMFDDRLST, encoded by the coding sequence ATGAATACAACACTGGAAGTAGCTATATTCTTATCCATGAACGGAAAGACAAAAGAAGCGGTCGATTTTTACAAGAAGCATTTTAATGCAGTGGAATTGTTACTCGTTACCTATGAAGACATGGCGAAACGTGATAGCTTGCTGCAGATTACTGAGGAGAATAAACATTATATTACTCATTCCGTCTTAGCAATCGGAAAAACAAAGATAATGATGGCAGAGGATACAATGGATATCACAGAAAAATATGTAGTAGGGAACAACACTTCATTGTGTATTCAAAGTGCGGACTTAGAAGAAATTGAACATTTTTACAAAAGCTTGACGACAGATGAGAGAGTGAGAATTATTGTTCCTTTATCAAATAATATTTTTAGTAAAGCATACGGAATTATTGAAGATCCGTTTGGTGTTCAAATTCAATTAATGTTTGATGATCGGCTAAGCACTTGA
- a CDS encoding MerR family transcriptional regulator gives MYTIGQVAKFLGVSRDTLKFYEEKELVKPEQNVENGYRKYNHFDIYDITTVNFYREIDIEIKKIQELRKSKCVEGIQSLLEEKEQEVLREIEYQKLLLKKLQIVKEDCEKIKQFLGKYIVKQMKPLEIKGEIEHFTAFDEYETVKKNSENFKNAVTLTSLRRAIRFNEEGMIEEKFFVVRKIEDVDKEIDGEILSHPKCIYTVIEDGRWSTGGKNIDHNVEASLRKVAIEKGYELLGLVYINLLLTTYENGLERAFLEIYAPIK, from the coding sequence ATGTACACAATAGGTCAAGTAGCTAAATTTTTAGGTGTATCAAGAGATACTTTGAAATTTTATGAAGAAAAGGAATTAGTAAAGCCGGAGCAAAATGTTGAAAATGGCTATAGAAAATATAATCATTTTGATATTTATGATATAACAACAGTCAATTTTTACAGAGAAATTGATATTGAAATTAAAAAAATCCAGGAATTAAGAAAAAGTAAGTGTGTTGAGGGAATCCAATCATTATTAGAAGAGAAAGAACAAGAGGTTTTACGGGAAATAGAATATCAAAAACTTCTATTAAAAAAGCTTCAGATAGTAAAAGAAGATTGCGAAAAAATTAAACAATTTTTAGGGAAATACATAGTAAAACAAATGAAGCCCTTAGAAATAAAAGGAGAAATAGAACATTTTACTGCGTTTGATGAGTATGAAACCGTAAAAAAGAATTCAGAAAACTTTAAAAATGCAGTAACGCTAACATCTTTAAGAAGAGCCATACGTTTCAATGAAGAAGGTATGATAGAAGAAAAGTTTTTCGTTGTAAGAAAAATAGAGGACGTAGATAAAGAAATAGATGGAGAAATTCTATCTCATCCAAAATGTATTTATACAGTTATTGAAGATGGAAGGTGGTCAACTGGTGGAAAAAATATTGACCATAACGTGGAAGCAAGTTTAAGAAAAGTAGCAATAGAAAAAGGGTATGAGCTTTTGGGACTCGTTTATATAAATTTATTACTTACCACGTACGAAAATGGACTTGAACGTGCATTTTTAGAAATTTATGCACCTATCAAGTGA
- a CDS encoding NDxxF motif lipoprotein, producing the protein MKRFTLYLLMGFTIVLMSACSQDTTTNEESKEESNEKSVSNVTVKIPDDIFDSNKKNENISEDEMKASIKQYMDYSDVIDKEMETIVYKYEDITESDREKLHKLTDEWEKNDANFNDFISNNNIPDDYKEPSKTIYEFVSSIRETLTQFEEEIDGMIENGSLTDVSNFASEHFTKANGRQQLKIEKFLDEKNIKTTYFDE; encoded by the coding sequence ATGAAAAGATTTACTTTATATCTATTAATGGGCTTCACTATTGTATTGATGTCTGCTTGTTCACAAGACACAACGACTAATGAAGAAAGCAAAGAAGAAAGCAATGAAAAGTCTGTAAGCAATGTTACTGTTAAAATTCCTGATGATATATTTGATTCTAATAAAAAGAATGAAAATATTAGTGAAGATGAAATGAAAGCTAGTATAAAACAGTATATGGATTATAGTGATGTGATCGATAAAGAAATGGAAACAATTGTTTATAAATATGAGGATATTACTGAATCCGATCGGGAAAAATTACATAAATTAACAGATGAATGGGAAAAGAATGATGCAAATTTCAATGATTTTATTAGTAATAATAATATCCCTGATGATTATAAAGAACCTTCAAAGACAATCTATGAATTTGTTTCATCAATCAGGGAAACTTTAACACAATTTGAAGAGGAAATTGACGGAATGATTGAAAATGGTAGCTTAACAGATGTATCAAATTTTGCTTCAGAGCATTTTACGAAAGCGAACGGAAGGCAGCAATTAAAAATCGAAAAATTTTTGGACGAGAAAAATATTAAAACTACATATTTCGATGAATAG
- a CDS encoding CPBP family intramembrane glutamic endopeptidase: MNSEKKLKKPVASFILLTNLIFLPLFCLVGVISMLGFPVWVIDVMSCISAWSSTFAFAILFKKIYPGQSFFRFVKDKFNNKLKFSVILTAIMIQTFIFLITLLLVSKNREVDSIFTISSGGVLIYYFFKHLLSGPLGEELGWRGFAQMELQKKYSPLKASVIIGFWWGMWHLPIWFTTGLVGIDLIKYILLFMIAIMSTKIVMTAFHNLNQNLIVPIIIHQFFNFFIGLINGNLIDLIMYNAILYLVVAVLLIVINPKNVLYGKQDTNVVTGKHSVI; encoded by the coding sequence ATGAATAGTGAAAAGAAATTAAAAAAACCAGTAGCAAGTTTTATTCTACTAACCAATCTCATTTTTTTGCCACTTTTTTGTCTTGTTGGAGTCATAAGCATGTTAGGATTTCCTGTATGGGTCATTGACGTAATGTCTTGCATATCAGCTTGGTCCTCAACCTTTGCTTTTGCAATTCTATTTAAAAAAATCTATCCAGGGCAAAGTTTTTTCCGATTTGTAAAAGATAAATTCAACAATAAACTTAAATTTTCTGTGATTCTTACTGCGATAATGATTCAAACCTTCATATTTTTGATAACTTTGCTTCTCGTATCGAAAAATAGAGAAGTAGATTCTATTTTTACTATTTCGTCAGGGGGAGTGCTAATCTATTACTTTTTTAAACACCTCCTTTCTGGGCCACTTGGAGAAGAATTAGGGTGGAGAGGTTTCGCTCAAATGGAACTCCAAAAGAAGTATTCGCCATTAAAAGCTTCGGTAATTATAGGGTTTTGGTGGGGGATGTGGCATCTACCCATATGGTTTACGACAGGTCTTGTAGGCATTGATTTAATCAAATATATTCTACTCTTTATGATTGCAATTATGTCTACTAAGATCGTCATGACAGCATTTCATAACTTAAATCAAAATTTAATCGTCCCAATCATCATCCACCAATTCTTTAATTTTTTTATTGGCTTAATAAACGGAAATTTAATCGATTTAATCATGTATAACGCAATTCTATATTTAGTGGTGGCAGTTTTACTCATCGTGATAAATCCAAAGAATGTATTGTACGGAAAGCAAGATACAAACGTTGTTACTGGAAAACATTCGGTGATTTAG
- a CDS encoding SMI1/KNR4 family protein — translation MRKIKFISRYDKRPVLEDDFVKLEKTIEKKLPDSYVEFYKFSNGGAPEENTIYDEDEEVFNISFLYPLLAKEIESSISENVLFMITQNVLRDKLYIPFGEDGSGNILYLDFNFKEPTVCACFFDEPDEEAEMPYTHIDIADNLFEFLEMLEKYREE, via the coding sequence ATGAGAAAAATAAAATTCATTAGTAGATATGATAAACGACCAGTATTAGAGGATGATTTTGTTAAGTTAGAAAAAACTATAGAAAAAAAGTTGCCAGATTCTTATGTTGAATTTTATAAATTTTCAAACGGTGGAGCACCAGAAGAAAATACTATCTATGACGAAGATGAAGAAGTATTTAATATCAGCTTTTTATATCCACTATTGGCAAAAGAAATCGAAAGTTCAATTTCTGAAAATGTACTTTTTATGATTACACAGAATGTTTTGAGGGATAAGTTATATATTCCGTTTGGGGAAGATGGATCAGGTAACATATTATATCTGGATTTTAATTTCAAAGAACCTACAGTTTGTGCATGTTTTTTTGATGAGCCGGATGAAGAAGCTGAAATGCCATATACACACATTGATATTGCTGACAATCTATTCGAGTTTCTTGAAATGCTCGAAAAATATAGGGAAGAGTAG
- a CDS encoding DUF1629 domain-containing protein has protein sequence MSYYQLYSNYRRDVFFCYTKKNTFNQFDLEEGNVYALDEKLFYSVDKFDTYLNKYDILPTIGGVLVSLKFKKLIEGLGSDCQFIPAVITSTKTGEINESFFVMNVLNVVPCLDMENSEYRPLIKSLPDGPIKLLSIKYVTNSLNGHHIVRMKEYTGNITVDDIFVKACIDEKIKGVMFVKEGSTQRPEFVEM, from the coding sequence ATGAGTTACTATCAGCTATATAGCAATTACAGACGAGATGTATTTTTTTGTTACACTAAAAAGAACACTTTTAATCAGTTTGACTTAGAAGAAGGTAATGTCTATGCTTTAGATGAGAAACTTTTTTATTCAGTAGATAAATTTGATACTTATTTAAACAAGTATGATATTTTGCCAACAATAGGGGGAGTATTGGTAAGTTTAAAATTTAAAAAGCTGATAGAAGGATTAGGTTCAGATTGTCAGTTCATACCTGCAGTTATAACGTCCACAAAGACGGGCGAAATCAATGAATCGTTTTTTGTCATGAATGTATTAAATGTAGTACCTTGTTTAGATATGGAGAACTCGGAATATAGACCATTAATAAAATCTTTACCTGATGGACCAATCAAACTATTATCTATAAAATATGTAACAAATTCTCTAAATGGGCATCATATTGTAAGAATGAAAGAATATACAGGAAATATCACCGTTGATGATATTTTTGTAAAAGCATGTATAGATGAAAAGATAAAGGGAGTAATGTTTGTTAAAGAGGGAAGTACCCAACGACCGGAATTCGTCGAAATGTAG
- a CDS encoding SMI1/KNR4 family protein, which produces MNNTLLNIDEITTILDRDFIPIESIVTGLRLKKQVEMQKNVKQVERRFGMNFPDDFVNLILNYDFGDFSILGVHFGSETNYLEKLISLHEHLSNEDKTNFSNRFICIATEDYFTFIMDVNSGNIYVFGSETPFNNKIKIAESFTQLIQALGTAYFHRTQNTQTEFLDIIIKTFDSESIDFWKEVIK; this is translated from the coding sequence ATGAATAATACGTTATTAAATATTGATGAAATAACAACAATTTTAGATAGAGATTTTATTCCTATAGAGTCAATTGTCACAGGATTAAGACTAAAGAAACAAGTTGAGATGCAAAAAAATGTAAAGCAAGTAGAGCGAAGATTTGGGATGAATTTCCCTGATGATTTTGTTAATTTAATTTTAAACTACGATTTTGGTGATTTTAGTATTTTAGGGGTACATTTTGGGAGTGAAACTAATTATCTAGAAAAGTTAATAAGCCTCCATGAACATTTATCTAATGAAGATAAAACAAATTTTTCTAATCGATTTATATGTATAGCAACTGAGGATTACTTCACATTTATTATGGATGTAAATAGTGGGAATATTTACGTTTTTGGTTCAGAGACACCATTTAATAATAAAATAAAAATAGCTGAGTCTTTTACGCAACTAATTCAAGCGTTAGGAACGGCATATTTTCATAGAACTCAAAACACCCAAACGGAGTTTTTAGATATAATAATAAAAACATTTGACTCAGAAAGTATAGACTTTTGGAAAGAAGTAATCAAATAA
- a CDS encoding SMI1/KNR4 family protein, with protein sequence MNVKDIIEKIKCMPNYLVLPPEGIPKTEDNLELPADVQDFYEVCGGVKLFQNADYNINIMPPQEFVLANPVIVGEKCENDITSYWYIVTDDGNGEFLTIDLEGNRKGRCYDSFYDRHGVVGDSKIIAFSFTELLDRLLQNEGQYWYWLNEHFNLGDAYDEID encoded by the coding sequence GTGAATGTGAAAGATATTATTGAAAAAATAAAGTGTATGCCAAATTACCTAGTGTTACCACCTGAAGGTATTCCAAAAACTGAGGATAATTTAGAATTGCCTGCAGATGTACAAGATTTTTACGAAGTTTGCGGAGGTGTAAAATTATTTCAAAATGCTGATTATAATATAAATATAATGCCTCCTCAGGAATTTGTTTTGGCAAATCCTGTGATTGTAGGTGAAAAATGCGAAAATGATATTACTTCATACTGGTATATTGTTACAGATGATGGAAATGGTGAATTTTTAACAATTGATTTAGAGGGAAATCGCAAAGGAAGGTGTTATGATAGTTTTTATGATAGACATGGGGTTGTAGGTGATAGTAAAATTATCGCATTTTCTTTTACAGAGTTGTTAGATAGACTTCTACAAAACGAAGGGCAATATTGGTATTGGCTTAATGAGCATTTTAATTTAGGAGATGCATACGATGAAATTGATTAA